Proteins encoded by one window of Candidatus Binatia bacterium:
- a CDS encoding MaoC family dehydratase N-terminal domain-containing protein: protein MARPISSDLVGMTFDPIPFAWETKDVLLYAVGVGAKPEGEIEFVYEGKGPKVLPTYAVIPGMLSMSGLVSNVEINLAMLLHGEQSITLHREIPPEGKVKVTGRVSEVWDKGKAAVIGAEGIVADDKGPLFTTKATIFIRGAGGFGGERGPSTAGLNEPPDRQPDCVIEDVTRPEQAAIYRLSGDRNPIHIDPDFAKMGGFDKPFLHGLCTYGFVGRALLKGLCGGDPAKLISLSTRFADQVYMGDTIVTKVWKTAPGEAIVQAVTQRGNVVLSQAKATYKE from the coding sequence ATGGCCAGACCAATATCCAGTGACCTCGTGGGCATGACTTTCGATCCGATCCCGTTCGCGTGGGAGACGAAGGACGTGCTGCTGTATGCCGTGGGCGTCGGCGCCAAGCCGGAAGGGGAAATCGAGTTCGTGTACGAGGGCAAGGGGCCCAAAGTCCTGCCGACGTATGCGGTGATCCCGGGCATGCTGTCGATGAGCGGACTCGTCAGCAACGTGGAGATCAATCTCGCCATGCTGCTGCACGGCGAGCAGTCCATCACCCTGCACCGCGAGATCCCGCCGGAAGGGAAAGTGAAGGTCACGGGCCGCGTCAGCGAGGTCTGGGATAAGGGCAAGGCCGCGGTGATTGGTGCGGAGGGCATCGTTGCCGATGACAAGGGCCCCCTGTTCACCACCAAGGCGACGATCTTCATCCGCGGCGCCGGCGGCTTCGGCGGCGAGCGTGGCCCCTCGACCGCCGGCCTCAACGAACCGCCCGACCGCCAGCCCGATTGCGTCATCGAGGACGTTACGCGCCCCGAACAGGCCGCCATCTACCGGCTGTCCGGCGACCGCAACCCGATCCACATCGATCCGGACTTCGCGAAGATGGGCGGGTTCGATAAACCCTTTCTCCACGGCCTGTGCACGTACGGGTTTGTCGGGCGCGCGCTCCTGAAAGGCTTGTGCGGCGGCGACCCGGCGAAACTCATATCGCTTTCGACGCGCTTCGCCGATCAGGTGTACATGGGCGATACGATCGTTACGAAAGTGTGGAAGACCGCTCCGGGCGAGGCCATCGTCCAGGCGGTCACGCAACGCGGCAACGTCGTCCTGTCGCAGGCGAAGGCGACTTACAAGGAGTAG